In Kitasatospora sp. NA04385, a single genomic region encodes these proteins:
- a CDS encoding glycoside hydrolase family 15 protein, translating to MAGRIEDYALIGDMQTAALVSRDGAVDWLCLPRFDSPAVFAGLLGTDEHGFWRIGPATPVEEPPPAAPAEPRRGLLDTGELRIPPITAAAPAVPCDRRRYRGDSLILEQEWDTQDGTVRVIDLMPPRHLLGTPDVPQMIRIVEGLAGTVRMRSAVRMRFSYGRIVPWVHRVEHPEVGQRTVAVAGPDSVWLDGRAETYGRDLTTYADFTVTAGERIAFGLTWKASHEPAPAPPDAEGALASTERFWREWVEQCTYQGPYREAVVRSLITLKALTYAPTGGIVAAPTTSLPEDLGGERNWDYRYTWLRDAAITLSSLLRTGYREEARAWREWLLRAVAGDPENLQIMYGIAGERELTESELDWLPGYEGSRPVRVGNGAAGQLQLDVYGEVVEALHLATMSGLSRHDHAHQLQLRLIEYLEDHWRNPDEGIWEVRGPRRHFVHSKVMAWVAVDRTLKLLAQAEEQPPGLTERWTALRAEIHADVCARGYDPQRNTFTQYYGGQELDASLLLIPQVGFLPPDDKRVIGTIEAIQRELSTEDGFVLRYPTHDEDGNNVDGLSGHEGAFLACSFWLADDLAMIGRVGEARELFERLLALRNDLGLLAEEWDPRARRQVGNFPQAFSHVPLIDTALRLTAAGGLNLSSG from the coding sequence ATGGCCGGTCGCATCGAGGACTACGCGCTGATCGGGGACATGCAGACCGCCGCGCTGGTCAGCCGGGACGGCGCGGTCGACTGGCTGTGCCTGCCGCGGTTCGACTCCCCCGCGGTGTTCGCGGGCCTGCTGGGCACCGACGAGCACGGCTTCTGGCGGATCGGCCCGGCCACCCCGGTCGAGGAGCCGCCGCCCGCCGCGCCCGCCGAGCCCCGTCGGGGCCTGCTGGACACCGGGGAGCTGCGGATCCCGCCGATCACCGCCGCCGCGCCCGCGGTGCCCTGCGACCGGCGCCGCTACCGGGGCGACTCGCTGATCCTGGAGCAGGAGTGGGACACCCAGGACGGCACCGTCCGGGTGATCGACCTCATGCCGCCCCGCCACCTGCTCGGCACGCCCGACGTGCCGCAGATGATCCGGATCGTCGAGGGCCTGGCCGGCACCGTCCGGATGCGCTCCGCGGTGCGGATGCGCTTCAGCTACGGCCGGATCGTCCCCTGGGTGCACCGGGTCGAGCACCCCGAGGTCGGCCAGCGCACCGTCGCCGTGGCCGGACCCGACTCGGTGTGGCTGGACGGCCGGGCCGAGACCTACGGGCGGGACCTGACCACGTACGCGGACTTCACCGTCACCGCGGGCGAGCGGATCGCCTTCGGGCTGACCTGGAAGGCCTCGCACGAGCCGGCCCCCGCCCCGCCGGACGCCGAGGGCGCGCTGGCCTCCACCGAGCGGTTCTGGCGCGAGTGGGTCGAGCAGTGCACCTACCAGGGCCCCTACCGGGAGGCCGTGGTCCGCTCGCTGATCACCCTCAAGGCGCTCACCTACGCGCCCACCGGCGGCATCGTCGCCGCCCCCACCACCTCGCTGCCCGAGGACCTCGGCGGCGAGCGCAACTGGGACTACCGCTACACCTGGCTGCGCGACGCCGCGATCACCCTCTCCTCGCTGCTGCGCACCGGCTACCGCGAGGAGGCCCGGGCCTGGCGCGAGTGGCTGCTGCGCGCGGTGGCCGGCGACCCGGAGAACCTGCAGATCATGTACGGCATCGCCGGGGAGCGCGAACTCACCGAGTCCGAGCTCGACTGGCTGCCCGGCTACGAGGGCTCCCGCCCGGTCCGGGTCGGCAACGGCGCCGCCGGGCAGCTCCAGCTCGACGTGTACGGCGAGGTGGTCGAGGCGCTGCACCTGGCCACCATGTCCGGCCTGTCCCGGCACGACCACGCCCACCAGCTGCAACTGCGCCTGATCGAGTACCTGGAGGACCACTGGCGCAACCCGGACGAGGGCATCTGGGAGGTCCGCGGGCCGCGCCGGCACTTCGTGCACTCCAAGGTGATGGCCTGGGTCGCCGTCGACCGCACCCTCAAGCTGCTGGCCCAGGCCGAGGAGCAGCCGCCCGGCCTGACCGAGCGCTGGACGGCGCTGCGCGCCGAGATCCACGCCGACGTGTGCGCCCGCGGCTACGACCCGCAGCGCAACACCTTCACCCAGTACTACGGCGGCCAGGAGCTGGACGCCTCGCTGCTGCTGATCCCGCAGGTCGGCTTCCTGCCGCCGGACGACAAGCGGGTCATCGGCACCATCGAGGCGATCCAGCGCGAGCTGTCCACCGAGGACGGCTTCGTGCTGCGCTACCCCACCCACGACGAGGACGGCAACAACGTCGACGGGCTGTCCGGGCACGAAGGGGCGTTCCTGGCCTGCTCGTTCTGGCTGGCCGACGACCTGGCGATGATCGGCCGGGTCGGCGAGGCCCGCGAGCTGTTCGAACGGCTGCTGGCGCTGCGCAACGACCTGGGCCTGCTCGCCGAAGAGTGGGACCCGCGGGCCCGCCGCCAGGTCGGCAACTTCCCGCAGGCGTTCAGCCACGTCCCGCTGATCGACACCGCGCTGCGGCTGACCGCGGCGGGCGGCCTCAACCTGTCCTCGGGCTGA